From a single Arthrobacter sp. SLBN-112 genomic region:
- the ettA gene encoding energy-dependent translational throttle protein EttA, which translates to MAEFIYTMTKARKAVGEKLILDDVSMSFFPGAKIGVVGPNGAGKSTILKIMAGLDQPSNGEARLSPGYSVGILLQEPPLNEEKTVLGNVQEGVGEIYGKIQRFNEISEEMASPDADYDTLLEEMGKLQEAIDAADAWDLDSQLEQAMDALRCPPADADVTNLSGGERRRVALCKLLLQKPDLLLLDEPTNHLDAESVLWLEQHLSSYPGAVLAVTHDRYFLDHVAEWIAEVDRGHLYPYEGNYSTYLEKKRARLEIQGKKDAKQAKRLAEELEWVRSNAKGRQTKSKARLARYEEMAAEADRTRKLDFEEIQIPPGPRLGGLVLEAKNLQKGFEDRTLIDGLSFTLPRNGIVGVIGPNGVGKTTLFKTIVGLEPLDGGDLKIGDSVKISYADQSRGGIDPNKTLWEVVSDGLDFIQVGNVEMPSRAYVAAFGFKGPDQQKKAGVLSGGERNRLNLALTLKQGGNLLLLDEPTNDLDVETLSSLENALLEFPGCAVVVSHDRWFLDRVATHILAYEGDEENPSKWYWFEGNFESYEENKVERLGPDAAKPHRVTHRRLTRD; encoded by the coding sequence ATGGCGGAATTTATCTACACAATGACCAAGGCCCGCAAGGCCGTTGGCGAAAAACTCATCCTTGATGACGTAAGCATGTCCTTCTTCCCGGGCGCCAAGATTGGTGTTGTGGGCCCGAACGGTGCCGGTAAGTCCACCATCCTCAAGATCATGGCCGGGCTGGACCAGCCCTCCAACGGTGAGGCCCGGCTCAGCCCCGGCTACAGCGTGGGCATCCTGCTCCAGGAACCGCCCCTGAACGAGGAAAAGACCGTCCTGGGCAACGTCCAGGAAGGCGTGGGCGAGATTTACGGCAAGATCCAGCGCTTCAACGAGATCTCCGAGGAAATGGCCAGCCCCGATGCTGACTATGACACCCTCCTCGAGGAGATGGGCAAGCTGCAGGAGGCCATCGACGCCGCCGACGCCTGGGATCTTGATTCCCAGCTGGAGCAGGCCATGGACGCCCTCCGTTGCCCGCCGGCCGACGCCGATGTCACCAACCTGTCCGGCGGTGAGCGCCGCCGCGTGGCGCTCTGCAAGCTCCTCCTGCAGAAGCCCGACCTGCTGCTCCTCGACGAACCCACCAACCACCTGGACGCCGAGAGCGTGCTGTGGCTGGAACAGCACCTTTCCAGCTACCCCGGCGCCGTCCTCGCCGTCACCCACGACCGGTACTTCCTGGACCACGTGGCGGAATGGATCGCCGAAGTGGACCGCGGGCACCTCTACCCGTACGAAGGCAACTACTCCACCTACCTGGAGAAGAAGCGCGCCCGCCTGGAGATCCAGGGCAAAAAGGATGCCAAGCAGGCCAAGCGCCTCGCCGAGGAACTTGAGTGGGTCCGGTCCAACGCCAAGGGCCGCCAGACCAAGTCCAAGGCCCGTCTGGCCCGCTACGAGGAAATGGCCGCCGAAGCGGACCGTACCCGCAAGCTTGACTTCGAGGAAATCCAGATCCCGCCGGGACCCCGCCTGGGTGGCCTGGTGCTGGAGGCGAAGAACCTCCAGAAGGGCTTCGAGGACAGGACCCTGATCGACGGGCTGTCCTTCACCCTGCCCCGCAACGGCATCGTGGGCGTCATTGGCCCCAACGGCGTGGGCAAGACCACGCTGTTCAAGACGATCGTGGGCCTGGAACCCCTGGACGGCGGCGATCTCAAGATCGGCGACTCCGTCAAGATCTCCTACGCCGACCAGAGCCGCGGCGGCATCGACCCCAACAAGACCCTGTGGGAGGTTGTCTCCGACGGACTGGACTTCATCCAGGTGGGCAACGTCGAGATGCCGTCCCGCGCCTACGTGGCCGCCTTCGGCTTCAAGGGCCCTGACCAGCAGAAGAAGGCGGGTGTCCTGTCCGGTGGTGAGCGGAACCGCCTGAACCTGGCCCTGACGCTGAAGCAGGGCGGAAACCTGCTGCTCCTCGATGAGCCCACCAACGACCTCGATGTCGAAACCCTCAGCAGCCTGGAAAACGCGCTGCTCGAGTTCCCCGGCTGCGCCGTGGTGGTCTCGCACGACAGGTGGTTCCTGGACCGGGTGGCCACCCACATCCTGGCCTACGAAGGTGACGAGGAGAACCCCTCCAAGTGGTACTGGTTCGAGGGCAACTTCGAATCCTACGAGGAGAACAAAGTGGAGCGCCTGGGTCCCGACGCTGCCAAGCCGCACCGCGTCACCCACCGCCGCCTGACCCGCGACTAG
- a CDS encoding DUF6993 domain-containing protein — protein sequence MRPTPFRRQNNRAGAALACAVLASLLSGCVAGPSANGPANEDSSGGTSSPATAAGTDAKGPTAQATNPAVQGAGASSEALANTSGGASAAAAAATDTVERTVTDTLTKLATGTPKPASAQVSDALTGAGIAPAALQVSQSRTPTGLEADAIEAAVLEGKDCVIGQVREGTVTVTVLPVLASGKCFVGS from the coding sequence ATGCGTCCCACCCCTTTCCGCCGGCAGAACAACCGCGCCGGTGCAGCACTCGCATGCGCCGTCCTGGCCAGTCTCCTGTCAGGCTGTGTTGCCGGTCCCTCCGCGAACGGACCGGCAAACGAGGACAGCAGCGGCGGGACATCATCTCCGGCCACGGCCGCCGGAACGGATGCGAAGGGGCCGACCGCGCAGGCCACGAACCCTGCGGTGCAAGGCGCCGGCGCCAGCAGTGAAGCGCTGGCCAACACATCCGGGGGTGCGTCAGCGGCCGCAGCTGCCGCAACCGACACGGTGGAACGGACCGTGACGGATACCCTGACTAAACTGGCCACGGGAACGCCGAAACCGGCCTCTGCTCAGGTCAGCGACGCCCTGACCGGAGCGGGCATCGCACCGGCGGCGCTCCAGGTCTCGCAAAGCCGGACTCCCACCGGACTGGAGGCGGACGCCATCGAAGCGGCCGTGCTGGAGGGCAAGGACTGCGTCATTGGGCAGGTGCGTGAAGGCACCGTGACCGTTACAGTCCTTCCGGTACTGGCCAGCGGCAAGTGCTTCGTGGGTTCCTGA
- a CDS encoding single-stranded DNA-binding protein produces MSESITIRGFVATEITSSTTPGGVATASFRIGSTTRRFDRESRTWGDGHTNWFTVQGYRQLAGTLGCSIRKGQPVIVVGKLKIRTWEKDGRVYHSTIIDADAVGHDLTFGSANFIRTASRPALSLVEQPPAPDDAPGIDQDLDEPEDREDETPEDQGHAAVVIEDNDGGLASLDLETGELAEV; encoded by the coding sequence ATGAGCGAATCGATCACCATCCGGGGCTTCGTGGCCACGGAGATAACCAGTTCCACCACGCCGGGGGGAGTGGCAACAGCCTCCTTCCGCATCGGCTCCACCACACGCCGTTTTGACCGGGAATCCAGGACCTGGGGTGACGGGCACACCAACTGGTTCACCGTGCAGGGCTACCGTCAGCTTGCCGGAACCCTGGGCTGCAGCATCAGGAAGGGCCAGCCGGTCATCGTGGTGGGCAAGCTGAAGATCCGCACGTGGGAAAAGGACGGGCGGGTGTACCACTCCACCATCATCGACGCCGATGCCGTAGGGCACGACCTCACCTTTGGATCGGCAAACTTCATCCGGACCGCTTCCAGGCCGGCGCTCTCCCTTGTGGAGCAGCCACCGGCCCCGGACGACGCTCCCGGAATCGACCAGGACCTGGACGAACCGGAAGACCGCGAAGACGAAACCCCCGAAGACCAAGGCCATGCGGCTGTTGTCATCGAGGACAACGACGGCGGCCTGGCCTCCCTTGACCTTGAAACGGGGGAACTCGCCGAGGTCTAG